Proteins from a genomic interval of Verrucomicrobium sp.:
- the rho gene encoding transcription termination factor Rho: MQNLTFKEVQEKAAEYQIENPGLMRKHELIFEILRRNAQRNGAISGEGVLEILPDGYGFLRSPCYNYFPCPEDVYVSPSLIRRYGLKRGNLISGPIRTPKEKERYFSLLRVDKVEKDDPEKSRSRIFFDNLTPLFPTRRILLEGKDAELSMRAVDLITPLGFGQRGLIVAPPRTGKTVLMQKIANAITANHPEAHLVVLLIDERPEEVTDMKRTVKGEVIASTFDETPDRHVQVAEMAIERAKRMAENGVDVVILLDSITRLARAYNTLQPHSGKILSGGVDANALHKPRRFFAAARNLEEGGSITILATALVDTGSKMDEVIFEEFKGTGNMEIHLDRALIDKRVYPAINIPKSGTRKEELLYHPDEMPRIHMLRRALSSVPPVESMEVLQQRLKKTKNNIEFLMAMNLKE, encoded by the coding sequence CTGCAGAACCTCACCTTCAAGGAAGTGCAGGAGAAGGCCGCCGAATACCAGATCGAGAACCCCGGCCTCATGCGCAAGCATGAGCTGATCTTCGAGATCCTCCGCCGCAACGCGCAGCGCAACGGCGCCATTTCCGGCGAGGGCGTCTTGGAAATCCTGCCGGACGGCTACGGCTTCCTCCGCTCCCCCTGCTACAACTACTTCCCCTGCCCGGAGGACGTCTACGTCTCCCCCTCCCTCATCCGCCGCTACGGCCTGAAGCGGGGCAACCTCATCTCCGGCCCCATCCGCACGCCCAAGGAAAAGGAGCGCTACTTCTCCCTCCTGCGCGTCGACAAGGTGGAGAAGGACGACCCGGAGAAGTCCCGCAGCCGCATCTTCTTCGACAACCTGACGCCCCTCTTCCCCACGCGCCGCATCCTCCTGGAAGGGAAGGACGCGGAGCTGTCCATGCGCGCCGTCGACCTCATCACCCCGCTCGGCTTCGGCCAGCGCGGCCTGATCGTCGCCCCGCCGCGCACGGGCAAGACCGTCCTCATGCAGAAGATCGCCAACGCGATCACGGCCAACCATCCGGAGGCCCACCTGGTCGTCCTCCTCATCGACGAGCGTCCCGAGGAAGTCACCGACATGAAGCGGACCGTGAAGGGAGAGGTCATCGCCTCCACCTTCGACGAGACGCCCGACCGCCACGTGCAGGTCGCGGAAATGGCCATCGAGCGCGCCAAGCGCATGGCGGAAAACGGCGTCGACGTGGTGATCCTGCTGGACTCCATCACCCGCCTGGCCCGCGCCTACAACACCCTGCAGCCCCATAGCGGCAAGATCCTCTCCGGCGGCGTCGACGCCAACGCGCTGCACAAGCCCCGGCGCTTCTTCGCCGCGGCCCGCAACCTGGAAGAAGGCGGCAGCATCACCATCCTGGCCACCGCGCTGGTCGACACCGGCTCCAAGATGGACGAGGTCATCTTCGAGGAGTTCAAGGGCACCGGCAACATGGAGATCCACCTGGACCGCGCCCTCATCGACAAGCGCGTCTACCCGGCGATCAACATTCCCAAGTCCGGCACCCGCAAGGAAGAGCTCCTCTACCACCCGGACGAGATGCCGCGCATCCACATGCTGCGCCGCGCCCTCAGCTCCGTGCCTCCGGTGGAAAGCATGGAAGTCCTCCAGCAGCGCCTGAAGAAGACGAAGAACAACATCGAGTTCCTCATGGCGATGAACCTGAAGGAATAG